A stretch of Paludisphaera borealis DNA encodes these proteins:
- a CDS encoding CAP domain-containing protein, giving the protein MFARRINRRTALASSLGMSVVFHGCAMIGFWTPQQPPPSDPNWPAPDRPAKLDLDDVRDDLLALHNKHRAVEKLPALAVSLRLQAAAQAHAVEMAERRKMTHAGADGSTVLERVQDQGYRLRRCGENIAYGHYTPEHVMRGWLDSRPHRKNILGSFTQIGIGYATAKNGTPYWCVNFGLPARPR; this is encoded by the coding sequence ATGTTCGCACGCCGGATCAATCGCCGGACCGCCCTGGCGTCGTCCCTCGGGATGTCGGTCGTGTTCCACGGCTGCGCCATGATCGGGTTCTGGACGCCGCAACAGCCGCCCCCCTCCGACCCCAATTGGCCCGCGCCCGACCGACCGGCGAAGCTTGATCTGGACGACGTCCGCGACGACTTGCTCGCCCTCCACAACAAGCACCGGGCCGTCGAAAAGCTGCCGGCGCTCGCCGTCAGCTTGAGGCTCCAGGCCGCCGCCCAGGCGCACGCCGTGGAGATGGCCGAACGCCGGAAGATGACCCACGCCGGTGCCGACGGCTCGACGGTTCTGGAACGGGTCCAGGACCAGGGCTATCGTCTGCGGCGTTGCGGCGAGAACATTGCCTACGGTCATTATACCCCCGAGCACGTCATGCGAGGTTGGCTCGACAGCCGGCCCCATCGGAAGAACATCCTCGGCAGCTTCACCCAGATCGGCATAGGCTACGCGACCGCCAAAAACGGCACGCCGTACTGGTGCGTCAATTTCGGACTTCCCGCCCGGCCGCGCTGA
- the gap gene encoding type I glyceraldehyde-3-phosphate dehydrogenase, whose translation MSVRVGINGFGRIGRLVFRVLAEQPEKFDVVAINDLSDPKHLALLLKYDSVHGRFKGTVEGREKSIVVNGKEIAITTERDPANIPWKKLGAQVVLESTGFFTSREQLQKHIDAGAERVILSAPAKDELDATIVLGVNDNVLSPKLKIVSNASCTTNCLAPMAKVLNDTFGIEKGLMTTIHAYTNDQRVADQVHSDMYRARAAAVNVIPTKTGAAKAVGEVIPELKGKLTGFAVRVPVPDGSMTDLTSVLKKSVTKEEVNAAMKAAAEGAYKGIIEYNEDPIVSSDIVGNPYSCIFVPDQTIVIDGTLVKTVAWYDNEWGYSNRTAELISKLGAY comes from the coding sequence ATGTCCGTGCGTGTCGGTATCAATGGTTTCGGTCGAATCGGGCGTTTGGTGTTCCGCGTGCTGGCCGAACAGCCCGAGAAGTTCGACGTCGTTGCGATCAACGACCTGTCCGATCCCAAGCACCTGGCCCTGCTGCTGAAGTACGACAGCGTCCACGGTCGATTCAAGGGCACGGTCGAAGGCCGCGAGAAGTCGATCGTCGTCAACGGCAAGGAAATCGCGATCACCACCGAGCGCGACCCGGCCAACATCCCGTGGAAGAAGCTCGGCGCCCAGGTCGTGCTCGAATCGACCGGCTTCTTCACCAGTCGCGAACAGCTCCAGAAGCACATCGACGCCGGCGCCGAGCGCGTGATCCTGAGCGCCCCCGCCAAGGACGAGCTGGACGCCACCATCGTCCTGGGCGTCAATGACAACGTGCTGAGCCCGAAGCTCAAAATCGTCTCGAACGCCTCGTGCACGACGAACTGCCTGGCCCCGATGGCGAAGGTGCTCAACGACACCTTCGGCATTGAGAAGGGCCTGATGACGACGATCCACGCCTACACGAACGACCAGCGCGTCGCCGACCAGGTTCACAGCGACATGTACCGCGCCCGCGCGGCCGCCGTGAACGTGATCCCGACCAAGACCGGCGCCGCCAAGGCCGTCGGCGAGGTCATCCCCGAGCTGAAGGGCAAGCTCACCGGCTTCGCCGTCCGCGTCCCCGTGCCCGATGGATCGATGACCGACCTGACGTCGGTCCTCAAGAAGAGCGTGACCAAGGAAGAGGTCAACGCCGCCATGAAGGCCGCCGCCGAAGGGGCGTACAAGGGCATCATCGAGTACAACGAGGACCCGATCGTCTCCAGCGACATCGTCGGCAACCCGTACTCGTGCATCTTCGTCCCCGACCAGACGATCGTGATCGACGGCACCCTCGTCAAGACCGTCGCCTGGTACGACAACGAATGGGGCTACTCTAACCGCACCGCCGAGCTGATCAGCAAGCTGGGCGCGTACTGA
- a CDS encoding CPCC family cysteine-rich protein, giving the protein MPHPCPACGFEVFDEPSGCYEICPVCGWEDDPVQLRFPAMQGGANRESLFELQKEVLQKLPLHIVVHDGFHRCVDWRPLNQEEARNTGGTPTTGKGYFDAVDAEESKYCWQIMGGRGI; this is encoded by the coding sequence ATGCCGCATCCGTGTCCTGCCTGCGGGTTCGAGGTCTTCGATGAACCATCAGGGTGTTACGAAATTTGCCCTGTTTGCGGCTGGGAAGATGATCCGGTTCAACTGCGGTTTCCGGCGATGCAAGGCGGGGCGAACAGGGAGAGCCTTTTTGAGTTGCAGAAGGAGGTTCTTCAAAAGTTACCGCTTCATATAGTCGTTCATGATGGCTTTCATCGCTGTGTCGACTGGCGACCCTTGAACCAAGAAGAGGCCAGGAACACAGGAGGGACGCCTACGACCGGCAAAGGCTACTTCGATGCGGTCGACGCCGAAGAATCAAAGTATTGCTGGCAAATAATGGGTGGTCGTGGGATATAG
- a CDS encoding (5-formylfuran-3-yl)methyl phosphate synthase, with product MSIPVAELLVSVRSADEAKKAAAAGALVIDVKEPDEGSLGRAAVAIWRDVRRFVPAHIPMSVALGELTEWQVGQGPALPLGAFDGVAYCKLGLAHAGPDWRDDWRALRDRIPTRRCRWIAVVYADWETAGAPSPDEILDLAIATPAIVGVLVDTFDKSQSARLDDSGWLPWAQRVRAAHLKLAIAGGLTPETIKNLAALEPDLIAVRGAACEYGDRRGDIDERRVSELAAIVRGLFVPS from the coding sequence GTGTCGATCCCCGTGGCGGAATTGCTGGTAAGCGTCCGGTCGGCCGATGAAGCGAAAAAAGCCGCGGCCGCCGGCGCCTTGGTGATCGACGTCAAGGAGCCCGACGAGGGCTCGCTGGGCCGGGCCGCCGTGGCGATCTGGCGCGACGTGCGCCGGTTCGTTCCCGCTCACATCCCCATGAGCGTCGCGCTCGGGGAGTTGACCGAGTGGCAAGTCGGCCAAGGCCCGGCGCTCCCTCTCGGAGCGTTCGACGGCGTGGCCTATTGCAAGCTCGGCCTGGCTCACGCCGGGCCGGACTGGCGCGACGACTGGCGGGCGCTTCGGGATCGCATCCCGACGCGTCGATGCCGCTGGATCGCCGTGGTCTACGCCGACTGGGAGACGGCCGGGGCGCCCAGCCCCGACGAGATTCTGGACCTCGCCATCGCCACGCCCGCCATCGTCGGCGTTCTGGTCGACACGTTCGACAAGTCGCAATCGGCGCGGCTTGACGACTCCGGTTGGCTGCCGTGGGCGCAGCGCGTGAGGGCGGCGCACCTGAAGCTCGCGATCGCGGGGGGACTGACTCCCGAGACGATCAAGAATCTCGCCGCGCTCGAACCGGACCTGATCGCGGTGCGGGGCGCGGCGTGCGAGTACGGGGATCGTCGTGGGGATATCGACGAGCGTCGAGTCTCGGAACTCGCCGCGATCGTGCGAGGGTTGTTCGTGCCGTCATGA
- a CDS encoding aldehyde dehydrogenase family protein, which translates to MFDDLLKRLGVEPVNPGACHERWIDHPGTEEQESINPATGRPLARVKLAGRADYDEVVDHAVAAFANWRTTPAPRRGEVVRRIGQALREHKPDLGLLITLETGKIRSEGEGEVQEMIDMCDFAVGLSRQLYGLTIASERPRHRMIEQWHPLGPIGVITAFNFPAAVWAWNAMVAAVCGDTVVWKPSPLAPLTALAVQRIVGRTAEAEGFPGVFGLCIGSTEEVGERMLTDARLPLISATGSCRMGYHVAEVVGRRLGRTILELGGNNSVIVAPSADLDMAIRGVVFAAVGTAGQRCTTARRLIVHESLHEQVIERLAKAYRSLSIGDPWQGGVLVGPLIHEQAVEAMQSALRQAEAQGGTVVCGGKRLDRPGCFIEPALVRVLRGMPIVGEETFAPILYVITYREFEEAVAIQNEVEQGLTSAIFTRDLVEAERFLSAAGSDCGIANVNIGTSGAEIGGAFGGEKATGGGREAGSDSWKAYMRRQTCTINYGDQIPLAQGVRFDVESS; encoded by the coding sequence ATGTTCGACGACCTCCTGAAGCGACTCGGCGTCGAGCCGGTGAACCCGGGCGCCTGTCACGAGCGCTGGATCGATCACCCGGGGACCGAGGAGCAGGAATCGATCAACCCGGCGACCGGCCGGCCGCTGGCGCGGGTGAAGCTCGCGGGACGGGCCGATTACGACGAAGTCGTCGACCACGCCGTCGCCGCGTTCGCGAACTGGCGGACGACCCCGGCGCCGAGACGCGGCGAAGTCGTCCGGCGGATCGGCCAGGCGCTCCGCGAGCACAAGCCCGACCTGGGCCTGCTCATCACCCTTGAGACGGGGAAGATCCGCTCGGAGGGGGAGGGCGAGGTCCAGGAAATGATCGACATGTGCGACTTCGCCGTCGGGTTGTCGCGTCAGCTTTACGGCCTGACGATCGCCAGCGAGCGGCCCCGGCACCGGATGATCGAGCAATGGCACCCGCTGGGGCCGATCGGCGTCATCACCGCCTTCAACTTCCCCGCCGCCGTCTGGGCCTGGAACGCAATGGTCGCGGCCGTCTGCGGCGACACCGTCGTCTGGAAGCCGTCGCCGCTCGCCCCCCTGACCGCCCTGGCCGTCCAACGAATCGTCGGCCGGACCGCCGAGGCGGAGGGCTTCCCCGGCGTCTTCGGGCTCTGCATCGGGTCGACGGAGGAGGTCGGCGAGCGGATGCTGACCGACGCCCGACTGCCACTGATCTCGGCCACGGGAAGCTGTCGGATGGGCTACCACGTCGCCGAGGTCGTCGGGAGGCGGCTGGGACGGACGATCCTGGAACTCGGCGGCAACAACTCCGTGATCGTCGCCCCAAGCGCTGACCTGGACATGGCGATCCGCGGCGTCGTCTTCGCAGCCGTCGGCACCGCCGGCCAGCGCTGCACGACGGCCCGCCGGCTGATCGTCCACGAGTCGCTCCATGAACAGGTGATCGAACGGCTCGCGAAAGCCTACAGGTCGCTGTCGATCGGCGACCCCTGGCAAGGCGGCGTCCTCGTCGGCCCGCTGATCCACGAGCAAGCCGTGGAGGCGATGCAATCGGCGCTCCGGCAAGCCGAGGCTCAGGGAGGCACGGTCGTTTGCGGCGGCAAGCGGCTCGATCGGCCGGGGTGCTTCATCGAGCCCGCATTGGTGCGAGTGCTGCGCGGCATGCCGATCGTCGGCGAGGAGACCTTCGCACCGATCCTTTACGTGATCACTTACCGCGAGTTCGAGGAGGCGGTTGCGATCCAGAACGAGGTCGAGCAGGGGCTGACGTCGGCGATATTCACGCGCGACCTCGTCGAAGCCGAGCGGTTCCTGTCGGCCGCTGGGTCCGACTGCGGCATCGCCAACGTCAACATCGGCACCTCGGGCGCCGAGATCGGCGGCGCGTTCGGCGGCGAGAAGGCCACCGGCGGCGGTCGCGAGGCCGGGTCCGACTCGTGGAAGGCCTACATGCGGCGGCAGACCTGCACGATCAACTACGGCGACCAGATCCCGCTCGCCCAGGGGGTCCGGTTCGACGTCGAATCCTCATGA
- a CDS encoding DUF6580 family putative transport protein, which yields MLKAIALIAVTVVYRLIPHPWNLVPMGAVSLYAGAKLPLRWAWAVPISALVISDMLMDFGVGGAFFAINRVAEYHIYSRIAVYGAFALTTLIGPLANRPKVGPALLPVLSLAASGLLFLTSNFAVWAEGLLYPMNLSGLLACYVAAIPFFDKTLLADLIGTAVLFSLGALVSHVYTLVAARRYSLADVATVDDSVRS from the coding sequence ATGCTCAAGGCCATCGCCCTCATTGCCGTCACGGTCGTTTACCGGCTTATCCCCCACCCGTGGAATCTCGTTCCCATGGGCGCGGTCTCGCTTTACGCCGGCGCCAAGCTTCCGCTGCGGTGGGCGTGGGCCGTGCCCATCTCCGCGCTCGTGATCTCCGATATGCTGATGGACTTCGGCGTAGGCGGCGCTTTTTTTGCGATCAACCGGGTCGCCGAGTACCATATCTACTCCCGCATCGCCGTTTACGGCGCGTTTGCGTTGACGACCCTGATCGGACCGCTGGCCAACCGCCCGAAGGTCGGCCCGGCGCTCTTGCCGGTCTTGTCGCTCGCGGCGTCCGGCCTGCTGTTCCTCACCAGCAACTTCGCGGTTTGGGCCGAGGGGCTGCTCTACCCGATGAACCTGTCGGGCCTGCTGGCCTGCTACGTCGCCGCCATCCCGTTCTTCGACAAGACCCTCCTGGCCGACTTGATCGGCACGGCGGTTCTGTTCAGCCTCGGCGCTCTGGTCAGCCACGTCTACACGCTCGTGGCGGCCCGCCGCTACAGCCTGGCCGACGTCGCGACCGTGGACGACTCGGTCCGCTCTTGA
- a CDS encoding exonuclease domain-containing protein → MPTTDQYIAFDLETTGLNVEFDRVIEIGAVRFDAQGRELDRFEQLINPQRPTSPGAQAVNGIRDSELARAPIASDVLPRFLAFVLTVPGAPLVAHNAGFDAKFLGRELGRAGMPTPACLVHDTLALSRRRLPALPSHRLDRLIDHFRLGSEVSHRALGDALVVKDVWLRLDGPNAPPGMLVSYPVHDPSVAAQPPRGWESLDRVAREGGRVWIVYEGGTRGADRREISPRRFTQKGGVAYVVAFCHVGSREKFFRLDRIREYEAVAAP, encoded by the coding sequence ATGCCGACAACCGACCAGTATATCGCGTTCGACCTGGAGACCACCGGCCTGAACGTGGAATTCGACCGAGTCATCGAGATCGGCGCCGTGCGGTTCGACGCCCAAGGCCGTGAGCTTGACCGCTTCGAGCAGTTGATCAACCCGCAACGCCCGACTTCGCCCGGCGCGCAGGCGGTCAACGGCATCCGCGATTCGGAACTCGCCCGGGCACCGATCGCCTCGGACGTCTTGCCCAGATTTCTTGCATTCGTCCTAACCGTGCCTGGAGCCCCGCTCGTCGCCCACAACGCGGGCTTCGACGCCAAGTTTCTGGGACGGGAACTCGGCCGCGCGGGAATGCCGACGCCCGCCTGCCTGGTCCACGATACTCTGGCCCTCTCGCGACGCCGGTTGCCGGCGCTGCCCAGCCACCGCCTCGACCGCCTCATCGATCACTTCCGGCTCGGTTCGGAAGTCAGTCACCGAGCGCTCGGCGACGCCCTGGTCGTCAAGGACGTCTGGCTCCGACTCGACGGCCCGAACGCGCCGCCCGGAATGCTGGTCTCATATCCAGTCCACGATCCATCCGTTGCGGCCCAGCCGCCCCGAGGCTGGGAGAGCCTCGACCGGGTGGCCCGCGAGGGGGGACGGGTCTGGATCGTTTACGAAGGCGGGACGCGCGGCGCGGACCGTCGCGAGATCAGCCCCCGCCGGTTCACCCAGAAGGGGGGCGTGGCGTACGTCGTGGCGTTCTGCCATGTCGGCTCGCGCGAGAAGTTCTTCAGGCTCGATCGGATTCGCGAGTACGAGGCTGTCGCCGCGCCCTGA
- a CDS encoding secondary thiamine-phosphate synthase enzyme YjbQ: MKSLTEHLTFTIPTRMGFLNITGEVERLVQRSGIQEGLVLVNAMHITASVFINDDESGLHEDYKIWLEALAPFDPSPARYRHNRTGEDNADAHMKRQIMGREVVVAVTNGKLDFGPWEQIFYGEFDGRRAKRVLVKVIGE; this comes from the coding sequence ATGAAATCGCTGACCGAGCACCTGACCTTCACCATCCCGACGCGCATGGGATTCCTCAACATCACCGGCGAGGTCGAACGACTCGTGCAGCGCAGCGGAATCCAGGAGGGCCTGGTCCTCGTCAATGCCATGCACATCACCGCGAGCGTCTTCATCAACGACGACGAATCCGGCCTGCACGAAGACTACAAGATCTGGCTGGAAGCGCTCGCGCCCTTCGACCCATCCCCGGCCCGCTACCGCCACAACCGGACCGGCGAGGACAACGCCGACGCCCACATGAAGCGCCAGATCATGGGCCGCGAAGTCGTCGTCGCCGTCACCAACGGCAAGCTCGACTTCGGCCCCTGGGAACAGATCTTCTACGGCGAGTTCGACGGCCGCCGCGCCAAGCGCGTCCTGGTGAAGGTCATCGGGGAATAA
- a CDS encoding SGNH/GDSL hydrolase family protein: MPHPRSSVLPNERRLRLARRFKLAILTITASIVVGLLSGTTVGRHAAHWAWTRPRWALLHAVGRSIDRSEIDADWRHRRLYDIKQARGKLKDAYDQYDPKMKGLLDYAGLDPAHALLRWGNFDKTLLLPSTVFEPDDSGRSYRFRPSLRSIWVRNLKLKGGILAYFAIPDGPRFDEVVEGTGAVVVKESLQTTNSWGLRGGEPDVGAAMRGIVLGDSYMQGLFVGDDETPSECLKRFLKERFKTTIEVLNTGHLGYSPEQEYYTLIEYADRIKPQFVILSLFANDFGDLFEVLEGRGDWEENRYWIGMIDAFCKARGIPCLAVPAPWVNQIEGPRHAGHYPGGISNILEAGGMSYFDPIEEFSEETDKLALKAAAAGNPTTPNPLFNGHLGDGHFSPPGCRLWGDSVGRRLALILERRRVEGGSR, encoded by the coding sequence GTGCCACATCCTCGCAGCAGCGTCCTCCCGAACGAACGACGGCTTCGGCTGGCCCGCCGGTTCAAGCTGGCGATCTTGACGATCACCGCTTCCATCGTCGTCGGCTTGCTGAGCGGCACGACCGTCGGCCGGCACGCTGCGCACTGGGCGTGGACGCGGCCGAGATGGGCGCTCCTTCACGCCGTCGGACGATCGATCGACCGATCGGAGATCGACGCCGACTGGCGGCACAGGCGGCTCTACGACATCAAGCAGGCGCGCGGCAAGCTGAAAGACGCCTACGACCAGTACGACCCGAAGATGAAGGGCCTACTCGACTACGCGGGACTCGACCCCGCGCACGCCCTGCTCCGCTGGGGGAATTTCGACAAGACGCTGCTGCTCCCCTCGACCGTCTTCGAGCCCGACGATTCGGGCCGGTCGTACCGCTTCCGGCCGTCGTTGCGGTCGATCTGGGTTCGCAACCTGAAGCTGAAGGGGGGCATCCTGGCATACTTCGCGATCCCCGACGGCCCGCGGTTCGACGAGGTCGTCGAAGGCACCGGCGCGGTGGTCGTGAAGGAGTCGTTGCAGACGACGAACTCGTGGGGTCTGCGCGGCGGCGAGCCCGACGTCGGGGCCGCGATGCGCGGGATCGTGCTCGGCGATTCGTACATGCAGGGCCTGTTCGTCGGCGACGACGAGACCCCCAGCGAGTGCCTCAAGCGGTTTCTCAAGGAACGCTTCAAGACGACCATCGAGGTTCTTAACACGGGGCACCTCGGCTACTCGCCCGAGCAGGAGTATTACACGCTGATTGAGTACGCCGATCGGATCAAGCCGCAATTCGTGATCCTGAGCCTGTTCGCCAACGATTTCGGCGACCTGTTCGAGGTCCTCGAAGGACGTGGCGACTGGGAGGAGAACCGCTACTGGATCGGCATGATCGACGCCTTCTGCAAGGCGCGTGGCATCCCCTGCCTCGCCGTCCCCGCCCCCTGGGTCAACCAGATCGAAGGCCCGCGCCACGCTGGACATTATCCCGGCGGGATCTCGAACATCCTCGAAGCCGGCGGCATGTCCTACTTCGATCCCATCGAAGAGTTTTCCGAAGAGACCGACAAGCTCGCCCTCAAGGCCGCCGCCGCAGGCAACCCCACCACCCCAAACCCTCTCTTCAACGGCCACCTCGGCGACGGCCACTTCTCCCCCCCCGGCTGCCGCCTCTGGGGCGACAGCGTCGGCCGCCGCCTGGCTCTGATCCTCGAACGACGGCGGGTTGAGGGCGGTTCTCGCTAA
- a CDS encoding ABC transporter permease: protein MTTVFPTNPDPTTKAPGLARWRSAGDVLSMLVVLGVLILLFGSFSNHFWTPQTVKTIVNQFADLTVVAVGMTLVLVIGGIDLSVGSVMALSGAVLGIAMADWNLPFPVALLACLAVGAGCGLINGMVSVMWSIPSFIVTLGMLESARGATYLITRSETKYLGPRVEWIARPLPGFGASTGFLVALVIVALGHILLTRTVMGRYMIAIGTNEEAVRLSGVDPRPTKLATFVLSGLAAAVAAVFQVSRVSSADPNGGIGMELGAIAAVVIGGTSLMGGRGSVLRSFLGVLIIAVLQTGLDHVGASEPAKRLISGAVIVLAVIADVHRGRWGESAFRALRRFQKTIDQ from the coding sequence ATGACGACCGTTTTCCCAACGAACCCGGACCCCACGACCAAGGCCCCCGGCCTCGCCCGATGGAGGAGCGCGGGGGACGTTCTGAGCATGCTCGTGGTGCTCGGCGTCTTGATCCTGCTGTTCGGGTCGTTCAGCAACCATTTCTGGACGCCGCAGACGGTCAAGACGATCGTCAACCAGTTCGCCGACCTGACGGTGGTCGCCGTGGGGATGACGCTGGTTCTGGTGATCGGCGGCATCGACCTCTCGGTCGGCTCGGTGATGGCCCTTTCCGGCGCGGTGCTGGGGATCGCGATGGCCGACTGGAACTTGCCGTTTCCCGTCGCCCTGCTCGCCTGCCTGGCGGTCGGGGCCGGCTGCGGGCTGATCAACGGCATGGTCTCGGTGATGTGGTCGATCCCCTCGTTCATCGTCACCCTGGGAATGCTTGAATCGGCCCGGGGGGCGACGTACCTGATCACCCGGTCGGAGACCAAGTACCTCGGCCCTCGGGTCGAGTGGATCGCCCGGCCGCTCCCTGGCTTCGGGGCCTCGACCGGCTTCCTGGTCGCCCTGGTCATCGTCGCGCTCGGGCATATTTTGTTGACCCGGACGGTCATGGGCCGGTACATGATCGCGATCGGCACGAACGAGGAGGCGGTGCGGCTTTCGGGCGTCGATCCCCGGCCGACCAAGCTGGCGACGTTCGTGCTCTCGGGCCTGGCGGCGGCGGTCGCGGCGGTGTTCCAGGTGTCTCGGGTCTCGTCGGCCGACCCCAACGGCGGCATCGGCATGGAACTCGGGGCGATCGCCGCGGTCGTGATCGGCGGCACCAGCCTGATGGGCGGGCGCGGATCGGTGTTGCGAAGCTTTCTAGGCGTTCTGATCATCGCCGTTCTTCAGACGGGCCTCGATCACGTCGGGGCGAGCGAACCCGCCAAGCGGCTGATCAGCGGCGCGGTGATCGTGCTGGCTGTGATCGCCGACGTCCACCGCGGGCGCTGGGGCGAGTCGGCGTTCCGGGCGTTGCGCCGGTTCCAAAAAACCATCGATCAATGA
- a CDS encoding phosphoglycerate kinase, whose translation MPKQTVRDLDVKGKKVLVRVDFNVPQTKDGAVADDRRIRSALPTLKDVLDRGGSLILVSHLGRPTGDPAADAPFKLDTVAAKLQELIGRPVEKADDTVGPSAKKLAADLKPGGILVLENVRFNKGEKKGDPAFAKELASLADAYVNDAFGTCHRDEASMVAVPEQFPSEKRAIGFLVEKELKILDTLLKNPKSPYVAVMGGAKVSDKILVMETLLKSVDKLLVGGAMTYTFLKAQGHGIGKSRVEADKLDVARNLLDSAGGKIVLPVDHLIADKPEAGAQTKVVDGPEIPDGWFGMDIGPKTIALYSQIILEAGTVVWNGPMGMFEVEAFAKGTKAVALALAESPGVTAVGGGESAEAVEKFGYADKVSHVSTGGGAFLESLEGKQFNSLKVIPDR comes from the coding sequence ATGCCGAAACAGACGGTTCGCGATCTCGACGTGAAGGGCAAGAAAGTCCTCGTCCGGGTCGATTTCAACGTGCCCCAGACCAAGGACGGAGCGGTCGCCGACGATCGCCGGATCCGGTCGGCCTTGCCCACGCTCAAGGACGTCCTCGACCGCGGCGGCAGCCTGATCCTGGTCAGCCACCTCGGCCGCCCCACCGGCGACCCGGCGGCCGACGCTCCGTTCAAGCTCGACACGGTCGCGGCCAAGCTCCAGGAGCTGATCGGCCGACCCGTCGAGAAGGCTGACGACACCGTCGGACCGAGCGCCAAGAAGCTCGCGGCCGACCTCAAGCCGGGCGGGATTCTGGTCCTTGAGAACGTCCGGTTCAACAAGGGCGAGAAGAAGGGCGACCCCGCGTTCGCCAAGGAGCTGGCGAGTCTCGCCGACGCCTACGTCAACGACGCGTTCGGCACCTGCCACCGCGACGAAGCCTCTATGGTCGCCGTCCCCGAGCAGTTCCCTTCCGAGAAGCGCGCGATCGGCTTCCTGGTCGAGAAAGAGCTGAAGATCCTCGACACCCTGCTCAAGAACCCCAAGAGCCCGTACGTCGCCGTCATGGGCGGGGCCAAGGTCTCCGACAAGATCCTGGTCATGGAGACCCTGCTCAAGAGCGTCGACAAGCTTCTCGTCGGCGGGGCCATGACCTACACGTTCTTGAAGGCCCAGGGCCACGGGATCGGCAAGAGCCGGGTCGAGGCCGACAAGCTCGACGTCGCCCGCAACCTGCTCGATTCGGCCGGCGGCAAGATCGTCCTGCCGGTCGACCACCTGATCGCCGACAAGCCCGAGGCCGGCGCCCAGACCAAGGTCGTCGACGGCCCCGAGATTCCCGACGGCTGGTTCGGCATGGACATCGGCCCCAAGACGATCGCCCTCTACTCCCAGATCATCCTCGAAGCCGGCACCGTCGTGTGGAACGGCCCGATGGGCATGTTCGAGGTCGAAGCCTTCGCCAAGGGGACCAAGGCGGTCGCCCTGGCTCTCGCTGAGTCGCCGGGCGTCACCGCCGTCGGCGGCGGCGAATCGGCCGAGGCCGTCGAGAAGTTCGGCTACGCCGACAAGGTCAGCCACGTCTCCACCGGCGGCGGCGCGTTCCTCGAATCGCTCGAGGGCAAGCAGTTCAACTCCCTCAAGGTCATCCCGGACCGCTGA